The DNA window CACTATCCCGTTAAAACTGTTCTCTGTTCGACGCTGGAAAAAGATATTCTAATAATGGATAACTCGGTTTtgactttaaaaaaagttatagcCAATTATTACATAGTTTATAGTTTGATGCACCAGAAAATCTATAGGCTTAAACATGAGATAAAAAGATATAGGGACAATTTGGTTTAAGGCTAAATTTCGTCGGTTCTAACAGtattctttaaattttttgttaccaaattttggcaatgTCTTTAGCTACAAGTCAAATAAACTCTAAGAAACTTTGGTTTGGTGTACTTTGACCTCAAaccaaatatgatttttaccTTACTTAATATTAGTAATGACACATTttgatatatgcatattctGATCTCAAACCAAATATACCCCGAGTTACTGAGTTTGACTCAACTACCGACTATCAtccaaacttaaaattttgtttattaaaaatattacgaagtactccctccaatttttttgtttttaactaGCCAACGTCATAATTTAGCACATGGAGAGAGTACACCCTTTTAATTGTCTTTACAACAAAACATAACATAACATAACACATATGATCTGGTTATGCAGTCGTGAGTTTATAACTTCAACCacgaaaatttaaatcatgttaccCACAGATATCACTCATGTGTGAGTGGTCTTTAAATTAACAGTAAGGCTAGAAATGTGTGACTGATCTCCATCTCAAGTATGCGTTATAGCGTGTAATTGAGAAAGCATGATTGTGAGGTGTCTAGTGTTATATGATTGTGAGTCTTGtataaaattgcaaaaataaaaagaattcaTAAACAGGATCCGCAAAAAAACCTGTATATCTTGACCCATTATCACCTCTGCCTAccgtttttttctcaaataccGTAAATTTTGTCACAAGAATagaattttttagtatttacattcttttgcaaaaaaagacGAGTGattataaagttttaaatttaatagaGCTCAGTGtcagttatttaaaaaatagagagattAAATTTGATATAGTACAACCATTTTTAGATAACTGATAGAAAGTTTGATATACAACCTTTGGTTATGTTTTCGTAGCCGCGATAGTATTTTGTGTACAAAGTTTCTAAAGGTAGAGTTGAAGTATACAATTGTCAACTCTCTATATACTTGATGATCGATATACATGTATACTagcagttatttttttattagtgcGAAAATTTTGTATCATCTGTcgcgaattttttttttcaacctcTCTCTTATAACAACAATGTTATACCGATACtttctccaattttttttattcagcacatttgacttgacttttaaatttatgtttaaccatttatcttatttaaacattttacatacttattaaatattttattgtgatttgatttattattaaagatattttaaacgtgtcttatagttttacatatttgaacaaaataattttgaataagacgaaatcaaaaaataaacagctttaaattaaaaaacagtgGAGGGAATATATGGCATGCGTCTGCGACTCCAAAAATACATTCCCCGATCGCACCAAAACGTTACAGCTTACAGGACAGGGTGTAACAGAgtaattcagaaaaaaaggaaaaataaaaagaatgaaacAATCTGCAGGGAGCATCGATCACGGGGCGTTGATCAACAGGGGAAGCCaccgtagccgccgccgccgtggcaccgtcctccgctcgcgccgACGAGCATCTCGTCGAGGTCGCACGTCTCGTAGAGCAGCAGCATCTCATCCacccacggcgacggcggcacggcctcccgctgcgccgccgcgaccaCCGTGgtcgcgccgccggctcctcccctccacccgtcggcggcggcccggcACGGCCGCGGCCtctggagcggcggcggatgggcggcggccgtggcgtcGTTGCCGGTGAGGCGCTGCACGAGGGACTTGAACCCGGCGGCGTCGGACGTCACGAACTGCGTCTCGATGAACGTCACcttgacgccgccgccgccgccgccattgcaaCCCCTCT is part of the Oryza brachyantha chromosome 2, ObraRS2, whole genome shotgun sequence genome and encodes:
- the LOC102699752 gene encoding uncharacterized protein LOC102699752; amino-acid sequence: MERGCNGGGGGGVKVTFIETQFVTSDAAGFKSLVQRLTGNDATAAAHPPPLQRPRPCRAAADGWRGGAGGATTVVAAAQREAVPPSPWVDEMLLLYETCDLDEMLVGASGGRCHGGGGYGGFPC